A genome region from Halorussus pelagicus includes the following:
- a CDS encoding single-stranded DNA binding protein, whose amino-acid sequence MGAIEDVHADLDADVSLEEFREAVEEKVEQMGGLADEETAAMLIAHELDEEGGEVETVADIEPGMEEVKFVAKVVGIGDVRTFERDDEDREDGRVLNVEVADETGSIRITFWDQQADAGEEELEVGDVLRIAGRPKEGYNGVEVNVNDAEADEETEVDVPVQDTYRVEDLSLGVSDVNLRGKVLDTDEVRTFDRDDGSEGKVANLKLGDETGRIRVTLWDERTERAEELDPGVSVEVVDGYVRERDGSLELHVGNRGAVEEIDEDVSYEPETADIADLEIGDDADIGGVVRSTDPKRTFDRDDGSEGQVRNVRVQDETGDLRVALWGEKADVDVAPGDEIQLADVEIQDGWEDDIEGSAGWQSTVTVLGEADPGTGSAGSGAGGGDAGGSGDDSGSDSTGLDAFGGDGASASGSDAASGETADGGHANAGGGEFVEFTGTVVQAGDPIILDDGEETVSVASKSADVTLGEKVTARGELRDGTLDAEEVV is encoded by the coding sequence ATGGGCGCGATAGAGGACGTTCACGCCGACCTCGACGCCGACGTATCTCTCGAGGAGTTCCGCGAGGCGGTCGAGGAGAAGGTCGAGCAGATGGGGGGTCTCGCCGACGAAGAGACGGCCGCGATGCTCATCGCCCACGAGTTAGACGAGGAGGGCGGGGAGGTCGAGACCGTTGCCGACATCGAACCGGGCATGGAGGAGGTCAAGTTCGTCGCCAAGGTCGTCGGCATCGGCGACGTGCGCACCTTCGAGCGCGACGACGAGGACCGCGAGGACGGCCGGGTTCTCAACGTCGAAGTCGCCGACGAGACCGGGTCGATTCGCATCACCTTCTGGGACCAGCAGGCCGACGCAGGCGAGGAAGAACTCGAAGTCGGCGACGTGCTTCGCATCGCTGGCCGCCCCAAGGAGGGCTACAACGGCGTCGAAGTCAACGTTAACGACGCCGAGGCCGACGAGGAGACCGAGGTGGATGTTCCGGTGCAGGACACCTACCGCGTCGAAGACCTCTCGCTGGGCGTCTCAGACGTGAACCTCCGCGGGAAGGTGCTGGACACCGACGAGGTGCGGACCTTCGACCGCGACGACGGCTCTGAGGGGAAGGTCGCCAACCTCAAACTCGGCGACGAGACCGGCCGCATTCGGGTGACGCTCTGGGACGAGCGCACCGAGCGCGCCGAGGAACTCGACCCCGGCGTCTCCGTCGAAGTCGTGGACGGCTACGTCCGGGAGCGCGACGGGAGTCTGGAACTCCACGTCGGCAACCGCGGCGCGGTCGAGGAGATAGACGAAGACGTGTCCTACGAACCGGAGACCGCCGACATCGCCGACCTCGAAATCGGCGACGACGCGGACATCGGCGGCGTCGTGCGCTCGACCGACCCCAAGCGCACCTTCGACCGCGACGACGGCTCTGAGGGACAGGTCCGGAACGTCCGCGTGCAGGACGAAACCGGCGACCTCCGGGTCGCGCTCTGGGGCGAGAAGGCCGACGTGGATGTCGCGCCGGGCGACGAAATCCAACTCGCCGACGTGGAGATTCAGGACGGATGGGAGGACGACATCGAGGGGTCGGCCGGGTGGCAGTCCACCGTGACCGTCCTCGGCGAGGCCGACCCCGGCACGGGGTCGGCCGGAAGCGGCGCTGGCGGCGGTGACGCTGGCGGGAGCGGCGACGACTCCGGAAGTGACAGCACGGGACTCGACGCCTTCGGCGGCGACGGCGCAAGCGCGTCCGGGTCGGACGCCGCGAGCGGTGAAACTGCGGACGGCGGACACGCGAACGCTGGAGGCGGCGAGTTCGTGGAGTTCACCGGCACCGTCGTGCAGGCTGGCGACCCGATAATTCTGGACGACGGCGAGGAGACGGTCAGCGTGGCGTCGAAGAGCGCCGACGTAACGCTCGGCGAGAAAGTGACCGCGCGCGGAGAACTGCGCGACGGCACCCTCGACGCCGAGGAGGTAGTCTGA
- a CDS encoding histone family protein gives MSVELPFAPVDTIIRRNAGDLRVSADAAEELARRIQDRGAELAIDAAEEATVDGRKTLMSDDFGVGQVVDKEDLELPVAPVDRIARLEIDDSYRVAMDARIALADILEDYADNVAKAAAVLARHADRRTVKAEDIETYFELFE, from the coding sequence ATGAGCGTCGAGTTGCCGTTCGCGCCGGTGGACACGATTATCAGACGGAACGCGGGCGATCTCCGAGTCAGCGCCGACGCCGCCGAGGAGTTGGCGCGTCGGATTCAGGACCGCGGGGCCGAACTCGCCATCGACGCCGCCGAGGAGGCGACCGTTGACGGGCGCAAGACCCTGATGAGCGACGACTTCGGCGTCGGGCAGGTCGTGGACAAGGAAGACCTCGAACTCCCAGTCGCGCCCGTTGACCGCATCGCGCGCCTCGAAATCGACGACAGTTACCGGGTCGCTATGGACGCCCGCATCGCGCTGGCGGACATCCTCGAAGACTACGCCGACAACGTCGCCAAGGCCGCTGCCGTCCTCGCGCGCCACGCCGACCGGCGGACGGTCAAGGCCGAGGACATCGAGACGTACTTCGAACTGTTCGAGTGA
- a CDS encoding histone deacetylase family protein, with protein sequence MNFGYSEDCLAHDTGERHPETPDRLRAIQERLARKHGVEYVDSTPATSDCVEAVHDPDYVAEFREFCDSGGGNWDPDTVAVEETWQAALQSAGLACWSAETALDGIDGRDTPFSLGRPPGHHAVEDDAMGFCFFNNVAVAARHVIDHTDSDASRVAIFDWDVHHGNGTQDIFYEADDVFYASLHEDGLYPGTGELDETGEGAGAGTTLNVPLPAGAGDPEYRDSVDDLVAPALREFDPDLLLVSAGFDAHRHDPISRMRVSTEGYGMLTDRVRDLTDELGAALAFVLEGGYGLDTLSDSVAEVHETFDGKQPLTPDEEVNDDVRELIEEIRASHPVFEE encoded by the coding sequence ATGAACTTCGGCTACAGCGAGGACTGTCTCGCCCACGATACGGGTGAGCGCCATCCCGAAACCCCCGACCGACTCCGCGCCATTCAGGAGCGACTGGCCCGCAAGCACGGCGTCGAATATGTCGATTCGACACCGGCGACCAGCGACTGCGTCGAAGCGGTCCACGACCCCGACTACGTCGCCGAGTTCCGCGAATTCTGCGACTCGGGCGGCGGCAACTGGGACCCCGACACCGTGGCCGTCGAGGAGACGTGGCAGGCCGCCCTCCAGTCGGCCGGACTGGCCTGCTGGTCGGCCGAGACCGCGCTCGACGGAATCGACGGCCGCGACACGCCCTTCTCGCTCGGGCGGCCGCCGGGCCACCACGCGGTCGAAGACGACGCGATGGGCTTTTGCTTTTTCAACAACGTCGCGGTCGCGGCCCGTCACGTCATCGACCACACCGACTCGGACGCCTCGCGGGTCGCCATCTTCGACTGGGACGTTCACCACGGTAACGGCACGCAGGACATATTCTACGAGGCCGACGACGTGTTCTACGCCTCGCTCCACGAGGACGGTCTCTACCCCGGCACGGGCGAACTCGACGAGACCGGTGAGGGCGCGGGCGCGGGCACGACGCTCAACGTTCCGCTCCCCGCGGGCGCTGGCGACCCGGAGTACCGCGACTCAGTAGACGACCTCGTCGCACCCGCCCTCCGCGAGTTCGACCCGGACCTGCTACTCGTGAGCGCGGGGTTCGACGCCCACCGTCACGACCCCATCTCCCGGATGCGGGTCTCGACGGAGGGGTACGGTATGCTCACCGACCGCGTACGGGACCTCACCGACGAGTTGGGCGCGGCGCTCGCGTTCGTCCTCGAAGGCGGATACGGTCTCGACACCCTCTCGGACAGCGTGGCCGAGGTCCACGAGACCTTCGACGGAAAGCAACCGCTGACG